TTTGTTCAAATAAATCTAGACAAATAAAAACGCCACGcctaattaaatacaaaacaagttAAAGCAAGTTCCGAGGGCGCCACTATTTCCGTCATTCCTCagtccatctccatctccgaCTCCAACTTCATATCTCCCACTCCCTTTCCAATGAAATCGTCAAATAAATGAGTGCGAAATGCAATTAACCTGCGCGTGCCAAGGATGTTGTTGCCCGTGTTCCGTGTTCTGTATTCTCATCCAAAGCACGAGGCTCATTTATTACGCCATTTATCGAACAACTTGCAGAGCCAACTTGCAGCCTccaagagggagagaggaggATAAGGGTCTGCCATTTGCGTAGATAGAAAAACAAACCCAATCCTCAGGCTCGACCACGTTATCCCAGCATCCCATTGACGCGAACATAAAATCGTAGCAAGTACAAATCTTCAATTAACACAAAACACAGCgccagaaaaaaaacaacaacaaacaaacacaaaaatacgagtaagaacaacaaaaataaagtcgaaaaaggaaaaggaaaagtaAAAGGAAAaggccaaaaaacaaaaaggtgATTCCTGTTGCTAATTGGAAATTGAGGGGTGGAAAACTGCAGGCAAGCaagcagtcaggcagtcagcaGGGCTGGCTAAGATATTTCCCATAAAAAGCGAGTCCTGCAACGAAACCGGAAGCTTAAGCCGACCGTCCGTTTCAGGGTAGAGAGTAGGAGAGCGGGGAAAATGGTCAGTCAGCGCCGAAATGATTGTCAATTTGAAGAATTAATGTAGAATGCGACATCAAGTTGACTTTGGGTCCCCAAAATTACAAGAAGCACATTCGATACGTTTCAAATCGATTCGATTCAATGCGATTGTTTAAAGAGCATGCTATGGATTTGACCTTCAAAGAGAACTGTTTGCTGAGAAgccaaattgattttcatattcattgcCATAATGTGAATGGCGAGGGTAGGAGAAGCATTCACCCCACTTAGTCCTTCCCCTGACTCACTAACAGTGTATGTGAAATGGGTGGCTTACctcataaattaaacatgCGGCACATAAACTAAAGTGAAAAATGCCGCCAACGAAAAGGGAAAACTCACATTTAACTGTATATTTGgaaagattttaaatataaatttcaatatttaactACGTCGCCGACAGGAAACGGTTGCCAAACGGACGAATGGACGCAATGGGCAAAGGGACTCAGGAAGCGCCATGACAGCGGAAATGATCCATCGACCTTGTTCAGTGGCCGGGGGCAGGGATGCAGGGTAAGGGAACAACATCCCTCTCTGACAATTTATTTGGGTATTGGCCATGTTTGAGCCAACAACAGCGAACAGAACCGAACCGAACAGAacggaacaacaacaagagccacaacaactacgacaagGGGGAAAAAAGGTTTGCTGACCACAAAacgttgaaaatatttgtgtttccACTTATTTGCATTAATGCCCCAGTAGCGATCTCTATATATGCCCGAAAaagtgtgcatgtgtgtgcgtgggagTAAATGTTCCAGCgcataaatgttttaaataaccTGCGACCCATATGAGGGAATAAATAGCAAACAGAACATTGCGAAAACATCAAATCATAAACAAagattacaattttatattacaaggCTCCTGCATAcagcaaatacattttgacTGGGTTAAGCGAATATTTGCCCTTTGACCTTAACTCAATTTGCGCTTGTATGCGTCCCAAGCATCCAACTCAACATCCTACCTCGGTGCAAACTCAAATGCCTGTTAACACGCATTTGCTTTTCCAATATACAAGTTTGAAAAACCAAATTGGTAAGATAATTCTGgtaattttaagaaaattttggaaaacaaTACTATAGAAACTACAGGAAACATTAATTACAATCGATCGTCATCCCTAATAATCATAGAATTCAAGTAtttattgtagtatattttggcgAAGTGAAATACagataaaacataaataagcgaatcaacaactttttaataaaatttaaattcatattttaaatctgATATCTTCACTTGAACATTCTGGAAGATTCTTCGTTTTGGAATTCTGTTTGTTTCGTTGAGtataaaaagatttatttaaatttagtagtTCATCACTGATAAAATGAGCAcaataaatagatttaaaaataatactagaCACTTGAAGAGCTGTCAAGAAATTCCTACGTAAAACatgtaaatttgattttaccTTTTTAAAAGActcttaaacaattttcattttgaactGAAATCCGATTTAGTGTGCATGTCCGAGCATTCAGATACGATGATATTCGCTTAATATTGACCAAATTGTTAAATTCACTGTGAGCAAAAGGTttataaattaacattaaGATCATGGTCGATGAGGAGACAGGGGATTACCAAAAGAAATGGTCCCATTTTGTGgaaatgaataaatacttTCGAGCCCCGCTTAACGCCTGCCGATCGGAGCCCTGTTTGCGAGATGCGAACATTCGAAAAAGTGCTCTTGCTCTTCACCAAACGAATTTGAGTTTGTCCTGGCAACTGGCATGCAATCCTGCGGACAGCTCCCATCTTAACGATGACTGTGCTCAGCTGCCTCAGTCGAAGCAATACAGACATGACCCGAAGGATTCGAAAAATCTGAAGACGAAGGACAAACGCAGGCCAAAGTTGAGAACGGATTCCAAAGCAAAGAAAGCAAAGCCCAAAGTGCCTGTTGATTTGCCCAAAATTATGCTTGTGGACGCCGCGAAGAAAACGacgaagcaaaaaaataatcaattggAGAAGTTCAAACGAAGGGATCAGGTGAAGAGTCCTAGCAAAGAAATGCGACGTGATCAAGAGGAACGCTCGCGTCGTGAAGTCTCTGCACAGGGTAAGCAGGAATCCACGATGGGAACGAGTCTCAAGAAATCACAAGCTGaacccaaaaagaaatatgGAGTGCCGCTCTGTCAGCGCCCAACGTTGCTACTGGGTCCCCGATATCATGCTGATCTACAGAACTATTATCAGCAGCAGTATTACAATCAgtttaagcagcagcagcaacaacaacaaatgatgCAGCAGATGATGTACTATCAAACTGAGCAGATGGGATTGAATCCTCAGAGTCCTCGATATGCAGTGCCAATTGAATCCATGTACAACAATGTGAGGAAGGGCAACCGTTATTGCGGCAACTTTTACTACAGATAAAAACGGACTAACCTTTCATGACCATGATACGATATTTGTGTGATTTGAAGACCGCATTGTGACGATATTTCTAGTAATCTAAACCTATTGAATGATTAAATGTCATAATTTTGacgaaatattatatttttcttcatttttttttaagttgaaTGAATCTGTCTGCCAGATTGAAAGTCATTTAGCTTAGATAACgttgtattattcttaaaatattccaaattaatactCCGAAAAGTTCCTGAATTACACCGAAagtaatttttggtatatcgatagaCTATTAGgttagaaatataccatatagtacaaaatataccatattgttaATCAAAGCACTTAAGGACCAACTGCAGCAGCCGTACATTTCCTGTAGGCATAAATCTGTAAGTCTTTGTTCATCTTCATTTAAACAATTGTTTAGTATCGATAACACTCTCTCGTTCAGTTCGATTGGCAACGAAGCGTGCTGGCAACTCAATTTAATGTTGGCTTGATTCGTGCTCCCTGGTTTTGTTTATGTTCCATTCCCGTTAAATTGATTCACATCGCATCCCGCATCGTGAAATTGATTCGATTGCCAAAAATGCCAAGTCATcttgctgcaattgcaacagcaatcgAATCTGACATGAACTGTCCCGATGCCTGATTTTGGAACCATCCGTGGACAGAGTTGAAATGCCTGCTGGGCAACTTCATCATTTATGAGCTTATAGAGCACAGCGGGGAGTCCGCGATGCTAATTAGCCTTGGGAACACACAATTTGCAGCAATTCAGTTGGCAGTGAGGTACACGATGATGAGGAGGAGAGAACGTAGAGTAGATGGGCGGGGTTTTTTGTTGCCCTTCAATGACCTGTGAATGGAGTTTGAGGTTAGGAACGCGAATTcgggtattttaatatactcgCACCTCTTTGGCATAAATGATGTTGGTGGAAGGGGAGGTGGGTGGGGCAGATAcaattaaaatcgaaatgaaagcagacaaaaacaaacaaatagcgAAACAAAGTaaagcgaaaacgaaaacgagcgaaaaataatgaagtggATAAAGTTAGctgcaaaacgaaacgaaagccAAACGGAATCTACTGCGTAACAGGAATAGAAATAGCGCAAAtaagcaagagcaagagattgagtgtgtgtgtgtgtatgtgtgtgagagctGGAGTGTTTAAAGGAATTTTGAGTGAAATTCAAGGTATCGTGGAATCGAATGTGCTTTGCCATGAGGCTATCAAAAAGGGAACATGGAGGGGCGATGTAAAGGAGGCGGTAAGAAAACAACATGAGAAAACTTttgtaattacaataaaattttcacaaataactttcaattgtttgtatgtgtgcgactgtgtttgtgtgagagTGCGactgtgtgtatatgtgtgtgtgggtacgTGCAAGTGTTACAGAACTgtagaaagagagacaaagtGGGAAGTGTAAAATGAGGCAGCACCTTTAATAGGCGTCTGCAGACTACGAAAATTGCTGGCCAAAATTTGAATGGAAATAAATGTGAGGAAAAGCGACAAAAAAGCgaaacacaaaatgaaaagaaaacactGCAAAACCAAGTGAGAGTGTGTTTGTTTGAGTGTAaagtaaattacaaattataattaaacatttgGAACAGGGACTGGAAGAACAGCATGGGGCGAGGCAGGTAATCTCTGCTAGAGCTGCACTCAGACTGCTCTGTGCTTGGCCCTGGACTTGGTTTTTGAGTGGTTTACttataaatgaataacaaatgCTTTTGCTGTGTGAGTGTTGAGGTGTGAGTGCGACCAAGTTGATGGCTCATTTTTtcacacaaatatttgtgctgTTATTGTGTCTGtggaaatatttgcatttaatttcataaaagtGTCGACAGCCTCGAGCTAAATTCAAAGCCAAAGCCCAAAATATGATCCGATCTGAATCGAATggcaataaattgcaaaatctGAACCAAAGTATCTGCATATATAACACATGTACTTAGCGGGCAGCAGCGATGCCCGAACGAAAGTGTGAgtgagatggagatggagagcAACTTGTCGTTGAGCTGATAATGTGCAAAGACAAATAACAGAAGCAAAACACATGGCATGGTGGAAAGGAGAAGGGGAGCGAAAGGGAATGGGCcgaatcaacaacaataagcaaaTAATGGTTACAATGGCTGCCTActaagtaacaacaacaaacaacaacaaccctCGGCAAAGTGGCAAGAAAAATCTCCTACACCCCTCACACTATACAGCAGTAAATGTggcgaagagagagagagagagtgacaGAGAGATATAGAGGAGGAGTGAAACAGCGACGTACTAATGTGAAGGGATGGAGGACAAAAcgaagctgaagttgaagctcAAGATTACGAATTTCAGAGAGTTTCGCTGCcctacaaaaaataaagaagaaggAATTTAGTCGAGACAACAAGAAATAGAACAACAAGAAGTTGAATGAGTAAGGGGATGGATTGAAGGGAGGAAAGCAGAGGAACATCGATTCGCAATTGACGTGCCAGATCCTAACAGAGGGAGTGAAGTTTGTCTGGAGTTGTGGGTTTCATAAAATGAGGGCTGGATCGAAGCTCCGAGCTTAGGAGTTGCACAGAGTTCTTTTTCTTCCATTCCTATACCCAGTATGGCTAACAACGCTTTGATGGGAAATATGTGCTTAGGAAATCTCTTTAtctaatgaaaaattattttattcctatattttaaatttaacagcAGTACCATCAAGTGAGCCAGCGATAACAATCACGGGCATACATTAATTGGAAACCGCGAAATAGTTAAATAGTTAAAGTTGTATTTTgaggaatagatttactaaTGCAAATTACATTATCCGGATTGTTGTGATCCCCATACAAAATAGGTGGAATGAAAAGaggaataaataaatgttttatgaagaattgtttttgtattttcgtcaacttttttctatttagtaattaaatttcatctttttcCTTTATTAGGTATAATTcaatgccaaaaactaaaatcaaatttttcattgcatgtttttcttttaatgttttttgaTGCCTGGTTCTGTCACTCAGTAAACAGGACATAAAAAACCTGCAATTGACAACATTTATAGTTGGAAGTAATGTTGTGCGAAAACTTACACTTTCTGgtctcattatttttattattagaaaCCATATCATATTGCAGGCTATGTGCTAGTCGAGCATTTTCTACTTTTGTGCTGAAAAAAAGTGAGACGAGACGCAATAGGCCGATTATTTGCATGCATCTCGATAGAATGGGCATCCAGTTGTGCTCAATGCGGTTTAAGAAACAGCTAAATCCTTTTGGAGCAACAGACATTGCATTTCCTGCCATTTCCGGTTAAGGCGTTTGCAATAGCCAAGCCAACTTTGCCTTCCGCCTTCTTTCCACGACAAACTGCCACTGCAAATCGCTGTAGAAAGTGAACAGCAAAAGGAGAAAagcgaagcaaagcaaagcaaagctcgAAATGATAGACTGCCTGAATGTTGGGAAGAGGGGGAACAACGCAGGGTGTTGTTTGCTAGCTTGATGGGTTTGATGGAATGGATGCTGGTAggggttggggttggggttgATGTTGCTGGTTGGGGTGTCAGTTGGTGTTGGGGCTCGCGGGTTTGAGGCAAACTGATGtgcaaaatacatttgaaaaGGAATTCATGGTCGCAAACGCTTTGAGGTTTTTACACTtggttgtatttgtatttttttttttttttttttttgcttttatttaccCAGGACATCTGGAGAAGTCGCTTTTGGCTGGTTCAAGGACAACATGAAggaagcaaagcaaaggcatTTGGCTTCcttttttatgcaatttgttgttttcatttgctgttttcgttttcgtttcgtttcgcatAAAGAGATTAGcgctcaatttaaaattgagaGGCTTATTAGAGTACATTTCCCCATCTCTCCTGTCTCTTTACTCTCCAATTCACTCTCCTCCCCCCTGTCTACAATCAGCCAGTTGGTGCCCTGCTGATTGAATTGCGCACTTGGCCTAAATGCAAAGAACGTTTGTTTCTTAGGATTTAATCTGGTTTTTATTGTTCATTTGCCGAATTCCTCGAAATATGCGCCATTGTCTACGATTCTCCTCTCCTTGCCTCACATTAGCAGACGCTCTACGGTACGCAAATTGCACGTGAAGCTTTCCCGCGGGACTTGTCGCGTCTAACGTGTTACGTGTAACAAGTGTTTGTTATTGTCTCccatatgtgtgtgagcgtgaAAAGTAATTCGctcgcaaatgaaatgaaaattacttACACTTGGCAGgggaattattaaaatataagaaaGGGTTACGACAGTCTCAGCGaaaatgcacataaaaaagtgtggcaattgttgctgttcaaCTTTGTATTGTCTGCAATCATCTCACAGTGCTTTCATTCCAAG
This is a stretch of genomic DNA from Drosophila albomicans strain 15112-1751.03 chromosome 3, ASM965048v2, whole genome shotgun sequence. It encodes these proteins:
- the LOC117566749 gene encoding uncharacterized protein LOC117566749 translates to MVDEETGDYQKKWSHFVEMNKYFRAPLNACRSEPCLRDANIRKSALALHQTNLSLSWQLACNPADSSHLNDDCAQLPQSKQYRHDPKDSKNLKTKDKRRPKLRTDSKAKKAKPKVPVDLPKIMLVDAAKKTTKQKNNQLEKFKRRDQVKSPSKEMRRDQEERSRREVSAQGKQESTMGTSLKKSQAEPKKKYGVPLCQRPTLLLGPRYHADLQNYYQQQYYNQFKQQQQQQQMMQQMMYYQTEQMGLNPQSPRYAVPIESMYNNVRKGNRYCGNFYYR